A single Xylanimonas cellulosilytica DSM 15894 DNA region contains:
- a CDS encoding ABC transporter permease subunit codes for MATTKSPGGTVQEKRLRTSHATSWGPGFLVKLVLMMAIDALGVYGLLATWNANQMGMFFAMLALLVVANYVYFAKRTLPMKYIYPGLAFLLVFQLFVIGYTLYVAFTNFGDGHNSTKEQAVQSLLMQSERRVEGTNAYPVAVVESGGDLGLAIVAQDATLCEGAAPGDVCVGTVEDPLVVADGAVVQNGRATEVPGWTILDLGQIIQRQDDLADLRIPVSDDPEDGSIRTQDGTNAFAFRSSLEFDEAAGTMTDVTTGTVYHPNDRGQFEAEDGSRLGTGWRVGVGFENFRTAFTDARYAGPFWMILAWTVAFAFLSVATTFLLGLFLAIVFNDARLKGRRFYRTLMIFPYAIPGFLAALIWSGLLNRSFGFVNEVLLGGAQIGWLTDPFLARLSVLGVNLWLGFPYMFLICTGALQSLPDDVLEASRVDGASSWRQFRSIKMPLLLVSTAPLLISSFAFNFNNFTLIWMLTRGGPRFEGARVPLGHTDILISMVYSISGLDGSAARNFGLASALSIVVFIVVGTVSAIAFRQTRKLEEVM; via the coding sequence ATGGCCACGACGAAGTCGCCGGGCGGCACGGTGCAGGAGAAGCGCCTGAGGACCTCCCACGCGACCAGCTGGGGACCGGGATTCCTGGTGAAGCTGGTCCTGATGATGGCCATCGACGCCCTGGGCGTCTACGGTCTGCTCGCCACCTGGAACGCGAACCAGATGGGCATGTTCTTCGCGATGCTGGCCCTCCTCGTCGTGGCCAACTACGTCTACTTCGCCAAGCGCACGCTGCCGATGAAGTACATCTATCCCGGCCTGGCGTTCCTGCTCGTGTTCCAGCTCTTCGTGATCGGCTACACGCTCTACGTCGCCTTCACGAACTTCGGCGACGGCCACAACTCGACCAAGGAGCAGGCCGTCCAGTCGCTGCTGATGCAGTCCGAGCGCCGGGTCGAGGGCACCAACGCCTACCCGGTCGCGGTGGTCGAGAGCGGCGGTGACCTCGGCCTGGCGATCGTCGCCCAGGACGCGACCCTCTGCGAGGGCGCGGCACCCGGCGACGTCTGCGTCGGCACCGTGGAGGACCCGCTGGTCGTCGCGGACGGCGCCGTCGTCCAGAACGGCCGCGCGACCGAGGTGCCGGGGTGGACGATCCTCGACCTCGGGCAGATCATCCAGCGGCAGGACGACCTCGCCGACCTGCGCATCCCGGTCTCCGACGATCCCGAGGACGGCTCGATCCGTACCCAGGACGGCACGAACGCCTTCGCCTTCCGGTCGAGCCTCGAGTTCGACGAGGCCGCCGGCACGATGACGGACGTCACCACCGGCACCGTGTACCACCCCAACGACCGCGGCCAGTTCGAGGCCGAGGACGGATCACGGCTCGGGACGGGCTGGCGCGTCGGCGTCGGCTTCGAGAACTTCCGGACGGCGTTCACCGACGCGCGGTACGCCGGCCCCTTCTGGATGATCCTCGCCTGGACGGTGGCGTTCGCGTTCCTGTCGGTCGCGACGACGTTCCTGCTGGGCCTGTTCCTCGCCATCGTCTTCAACGACGCCCGGCTCAAGGGCCGCCGGTTCTACCGCACGCTGATGATCTTCCCGTACGCGATCCCGGGGTTCCTCGCGGCGCTGATCTGGTCGGGGCTGCTGAACCGCAGCTTCGGGTTCGTCAACGAGGTGTTGCTCGGCGGGGCACAGATCGGCTGGCTGACCGACCCGTTCCTGGCCAGGCTGTCCGTGCTCGGCGTCAACCTCTGGCTGGGCTTCCCCTACATGTTCCTGATCTGCACGGGCGCCCTGCAGTCGCTGCCGGACGACGTGCTCGAGGCGTCGAGGGTGGACGGCGCGAGCTCCTGGCGGCAGTTCCGCTCGATCAAGATGCCGCTGCTGCTGGTCTCCACCGCACCGCTGCTGATCAGCTCGTTCGCGTTCAACTTCAACAACTTCACGCTGATCTGGATGCTGACGAGAGGCGGGCCACGGTTCGAAGGGGCCCGGGTACCGCTCGGGCATACGGACATCCTGATATCGATGGTCTACTCCATCTCTGGCCTGGACGGGTCGGCGGCCCGCAACTTCGGCCTTGCCAGTGCGCTGTCCATCGTGGTCTTCATCGTCGTCGGCACCGTCTCGGCGATCGCGTTCCGGCAGACCCGCAAGCTTGAGGAGGTCATGTGA
- a CDS encoding sugar ABC transporter substrate-binding protein, whose product MRRRIPLIGTTLAVALTLTACGGGTPEAEPTDEPTATPTQDAGEDTGTTLTMWVDETRLGPVQAAADGFTAETGIEIELVQKNFEDLGPDFVAQVPTGEGPDITVCTHDGIGGWIQNGVVAPLTIADPAQFKDVAIEAFTHDGQIFGLPYAIENIALIRNVDLAPEAPTTWDEAVSMAEAVGITDFPVLVQTGNESDPFHYYPLQTSFGAPVFEQNEDGSYTETIGMGGDAGHAFANWLAAEGAAGRLSIDLTYDIAVEKFASGEYPFIIGGPWMLESFPDVNLSIDTIPSAGGQPAQPFVGVQGFCLSAQSRNSVAATNFITNYLSTADVQTALFVAGNRPPAQVDAADAAASDPLVAAWAAVGAEGVPMPAIPAMNQVWTFWGAAQAQIISGAASDPAATWDQMIADIQAAIG is encoded by the coding sequence ATGCGACGCCGCATTCCCCTCATCGGCACGACTCTCGCAGTCGCCCTCACCCTCACCGCCTGCGGTGGCGGGACGCCGGAAGCCGAGCCCACCGACGAGCCGACCGCCACTCCGACCCAGGACGCGGGCGAGGACACCGGCACCACGCTGACCATGTGGGTCGACGAGACCCGCCTCGGCCCGGTCCAGGCCGCAGCGGACGGCTTCACCGCCGAGACCGGCATCGAGATCGAGCTCGTCCAGAAGAACTTCGAGGACCTCGGCCCCGACTTCGTCGCCCAGGTGCCGACCGGCGAGGGCCCGGACATCACCGTGTGCACGCACGACGGCATCGGCGGCTGGATCCAGAACGGCGTGGTCGCCCCGCTGACCATCGCCGACCCGGCGCAGTTCAAGGACGTCGCGATCGAGGCGTTCACGCACGACGGCCAGATCTTCGGCCTGCCGTACGCCATCGAGAACATCGCCCTGATCCGTAACGTCGACCTCGCCCCCGAGGCCCCGACGACGTGGGACGAGGCCGTCTCGATGGCCGAGGCCGTGGGCATCACCGACTTCCCGGTGCTGGTCCAGACCGGCAACGAGTCCGACCCGTTCCACTACTACCCGCTCCAGACGTCGTTCGGTGCCCCGGTCTTCGAGCAGAACGAGGACGGCTCGTACACGGAGACGATCGGGATGGGCGGCGACGCCGGTCACGCCTTCGCGAACTGGCTCGCCGCCGAGGGCGCTGCCGGTCGCCTCTCGATCGACCTGACCTACGACATCGCCGTGGAGAAGTTCGCCTCGGGCGAGTACCCGTTCATCATCGGTGGCCCGTGGATGCTCGAGTCGTTCCCGGACGTGAACCTCTCGATCGACACGATCCCGTCCGCGGGCGGCCAGCCCGCACAGCCGTTCGTCGGCGTCCAGGGCTTCTGCCTCTCCGCGCAGTCGCGCAACTCCGTCGCCGCGACGAACTTCATCACCAACTACCTGTCGACCGCTGACGTCCAGACGGCGCTGTTCGTGGCCGGCAACCGCCCGCCGGCCCAGGTCGACGCCGCCGACGCCGCCGCCTCCGACCCGCTCGTCGCCGCGTGGGCGGCCGTGGGCGCCGAGGGCGTCCCGATGCCCGCGATCCCGGCGATGAACCAGGTGTGGACCTTCTGGGGTGCCGCCCAGGCGCAGATCATCTCGGGCGCCGCGAGCGATCCGGCCGCAACCTGGGACCAGATGATCGCTGACATCCAGGCAGCGATCGGCTGA